In the genome of Saprospira sp. CCB-QB6, one region contains:
- a CDS encoding PhoX family protein, whose amino-acid sequence MKEQNRRSFLQFLGRTGLAVSGASLLTSLESCGEPQHNKGYTETGEKVEPQVEFPFKGLAAKTEDQLILDEGLEYQILAKWQDEISTKDKFGFNNDYTAYIPIQQGPELQEGLLWVNHEYLDPLFVHGFARKADPKTKTKEAIDQELYEVGGSILHIQKTADGPWEIKQDSEYNRRLNGFTEIPFDWPEAVAGKKVAMGTFGNCAGGVTPWGSILTCEENYQFYYGESDYSQNAEQPKRIPSEYGWEHKYPDNLPEHYGWVVEVNIKTGKARKLVALGRCAHECAQVYEAPDGRLVVYTGDDKNDEHIYKFVSSQPGSLTEGTLYVANTEKGEWLSLNYEEQPILQKHFKNQTEVLIRMREAAKLLGATPLNRPEDIEFDPQTGHVLITLTNNIPKGDYMGQILKIEEKSEDKTGLKFKAEAFLTGGADFGFACPDNMAFDPRGNLWFTSDISGSKIGKAPYTPYGNNSLFVYHQAEDKVIRVASAPKDAELTGPYFTPDGRHLFLSVQHPGETSPSLEELTSHWPEGGDSTPRSAVVVISGPALDKLMGYNN is encoded by the coding sequence ATGAAAGAGCAAAATAGACGATCTTTTCTACAGTTTTTGGGCCGTACCGGCCTAGCTGTTTCTGGCGCAAGCCTACTAACTAGCCTAGAATCTTGTGGCGAACCCCAACATAATAAAGGCTATACGGAAACAGGCGAGAAGGTAGAACCCCAAGTTGAATTCCCTTTTAAAGGCCTAGCCGCCAAAACTGAAGACCAACTCATTCTAGATGAAGGACTGGAATATCAAATTTTAGCCAAATGGCAGGATGAGATTTCAACTAAAGATAAATTTGGCTTTAATAACGATTATACCGCCTATATCCCAATTCAACAAGGGCCAGAACTACAAGAAGGCCTACTTTGGGTCAATCACGAATATCTCGATCCCCTTTTTGTACACGGTTTTGCCCGCAAAGCCGACCCGAAAACAAAGACAAAGGAAGCTATTGACCAAGAGCTTTATGAGGTGGGCGGATCTATTTTGCATATCCAAAAAACAGCCGATGGCCCCTGGGAAATTAAGCAGGATAGCGAGTATAACCGCCGCCTAAATGGCTTTACCGAAATCCCTTTTGATTGGCCCGAAGCCGTGGCCGGCAAAAAGGTCGCTATGGGCACCTTCGGGAATTGTGCAGGAGGCGTAACCCCCTGGGGTAGCATTCTGACCTGTGAGGAAAACTACCAGTTTTATTATGGCGAAAGCGATTATAGCCAAAATGCCGAGCAACCCAAACGCATCCCCTCTGAATATGGCTGGGAGCATAAGTATCCCGATAATCTGCCCGAACACTATGGCTGGGTGGTCGAAGTAAATATTAAAACGGGTAAAGCCCGAAAGTTGGTGGCCCTTGGCCGCTGCGCCCATGAGTGCGCCCAAGTCTATGAAGCTCCCGATGGCCGACTAGTGGTTTATACCGGCGATGACAAAAATGATGAACATATCTATAAGTTTGTCAGTAGCCAACCCGGCAGCCTGACCGAAGGCACCCTTTATGTTGCCAATACCGAAAAAGGCGAATGGCTATCCCTCAATTATGAGGAACAACCCATTCTGCAAAAGCATTTTAAGAATCAAACGGAGGTCCTTATCCGTATGCGAGAGGCAGCCAAGCTCTTAGGTGCGACCCCACTCAATCGCCCCGAAGATATTGAGTTTGACCCCCAAACTGGCCATGTGCTCATCACGCTCACCAATAATATTCCCAAGGGAGATTATATGGGCCAAATTCTCAAGATTGAAGAGAAATCAGAAGATAAAACAGGCCTTAAATTTAAGGCCGAAGCCTTTTTGACCGGTGGGGCGGACTTCGGTTTTGCCTGCCCCGATAATATGGCCTTTGACCCCAGAGGCAACCTTTGGTTCACCTCTGATATTTCGGGCAGCAAGATCGGCAAAGCACCCTATACGCCCTATGGAAACAATAGTTTATTTGTCTATCATCAGGCCGAGGACAAGGTGATTCGGGTGGCCTCTGCCCCCAAAGATGCCGAGCTCACAGGCCCTTACTTTACCCCTGATGGTCGCCACCTCTTCCTGAGTGTACAACATCCTGGAGAAACCAGTCCCAGCCTAGAGGAACTCACGAGCCATTGGCCAGAAGGCGGCGATAGTACTCCCCGCTCTGCCGTGGTGGTCATTAGCGGCCCCGCCCTCGATAAGTTGATGGGCTATAATAACTAG
- a CDS encoding vWA domain-containing protein, translating to MKSYFLPLALISFLFLGQSCNQSMPSGAKEEYLIEHQSRAAPQEEMELATEEAIGEVVDPEAALMDSTTVNIQDHNTEEYGKIIENPFLGATDNPLSTFSIDVDNAAYSNVRRYLKEWKQLPPNGAVRLEEMVNYFDYDYPQPTGEHPFSVNMELSQAPWAQEHQLLHIGLQGKDLNYDELKPSNLVFLIDCSGSMSSDNKLPLLKKGLKMLLSQLDDKDKVAIVAYAGAAGLVLPSTPASESNKILSALDHLEAGGSTAGGQGIELAYKTAQEALIEGGNNRVILATDGDFNVGPSSSSDLVDLITEKRKLDIYLTICGFGMGNYKDDRMEQISNAGNGNYFYIDNEKEAKKVFVREMRANMFSIAKDVKIQIEFNPQWVKAYRLVGYENRLLRAEDFDDDTKDAGELGAGHTVTAIYEIIPQGSASTQNVSKQPALKYQDAPSIKNNSSDLMTLKLRYKPLDSDKSKLLEFNLNKDAAVAQTSDNFRFSAAVAAFGMLLRDSEFKGTANFDKVKNWALSAKGQDPNGDRAEFVELVQLGAQLKSQASAKND from the coding sequence ATGAAATCCTACTTTCTGCCCCTGGCCCTCATCAGCTTTTTGTTTTTGGGCCAAAGCTGTAATCAATCTATGCCCTCTGGAGCCAAAGAAGAATACCTTATAGAGCATCAATCTAGAGCCGCTCCTCAAGAAGAAATGGAGCTAGCCACCGAAGAAGCCATTGGTGAAGTCGTCGATCCAGAGGCCGCTCTTATGGATAGCACTACGGTCAATATCCAAGATCATAATACCGAAGAGTATGGCAAAATCATCGAAAATCCATTTTTAGGCGCCACAGATAACCCCCTCTCTACCTTTTCGATTGATGTAGATAATGCGGCCTATAGTAATGTGCGCCGCTATCTCAAAGAATGGAAGCAACTGCCCCCCAACGGAGCCGTTCGCCTAGAGGAAATGGTGAATTATTTTGATTATGATTATCCCCAACCCACTGGAGAACATCCCTTCTCCGTAAATATGGAGCTGAGCCAAGCCCCCTGGGCCCAAGAACATCAACTCTTGCATATTGGCCTCCAAGGGAAAGACCTCAATTACGATGAACTCAAACCCTCTAATCTGGTTTTTTTAATCGATTGCTCTGGCTCTATGTCTAGCGACAATAAGCTCCCCCTACTTAAAAAAGGGCTCAAAATGTTGCTCTCTCAGCTCGATGATAAGGACAAAGTAGCCATTGTCGCTTATGCAGGTGCCGCAGGTTTGGTCCTGCCCTCTACCCCAGCTAGCGAATCCAATAAAATTCTCTCGGCCCTCGACCACCTAGAAGCTGGCGGTTCTACCGCTGGTGGACAAGGTATTGAGCTGGCCTATAAAACAGCCCAAGAAGCCCTAATTGAAGGCGGAAATAACCGCGTGATTCTCGCCACCGATGGCGATTTTAATGTGGGTCCTTCTAGTAGCTCTGATTTGGTGGACCTCATTACTGAAAAACGCAAACTGGATATCTATCTCACAATCTGCGGCTTTGGTATGGGCAACTATAAAGATGACCGCATGGAACAAATCTCGAATGCTGGTAATGGCAACTATTTCTATATCGATAATGAAAAGGAAGCCAAAAAGGTCTTTGTGCGAGAAATGCGCGCCAATATGTTTAGCATCGCCAAAGATGTGAAGATCCAAATTGAGTTTAACCCCCAATGGGTGAAGGCCTACCGCCTAGTCGGCTATGAAAACCGCCTACTCAGAGCCGAAGACTTTGATGATGATACCAAAGATGCAGGCGAATTGGGCGCTGGACATACCGTTACGGCCATTTATGAAATTATTCCCCAAGGCTCGGCCTCTACCCAAAACGTAAGTAAACAACCGGCCTTGAAGTACCAAGATGCCCCCAGCATCAAAAATAATAGCAGCGACCTGATGACGCTCAAATTACGCTACAAACCTTTGGATAGCGACAAGAGCAAACTCCTAGAGTTTAATCTTAACAAGGACGCTGCTGTAGCACAAACCTCAGATAATTTCCGTTTTTCTGCCGCTGTGGCAGCCTTTGGTATGCTGCTGCGCGATTCTGAGTTTAAGGGAACCGCCAATTTTGATAAAGTGAAAAATTGGGCCCTTTCGGCCAAAGGCCAAGACCCCAATGGCGACCGTGCAGAGTTTGTGGAACTGGTCCAACTAGGCGCACAACTTAAAAGTCAAGCTTCCGCCAAAAACGATTAA
- a CDS encoding gliding motility-associated C-terminal domain-containing protein, with translation MEYKSLHWSITSMSRWALGLFLPLFFLLFSAGDVQASHIVGGDVYYTCLGNNQYQVTFQLYRDCDGISMPTTLSVSLTAPNCGLAQPNVTFNAGANFGNEITPVCPDELANTTCSSSSGTIQGTQVYEYTAVVTLPSECDSWVLNWNTCCRNSNITNGDNAGSQSMALETSINNVGGLCNNSPRFTSLPTPYICAGQPFTFNHGAIDVDGDSLIYEMITPYQTGSADPYIFQGGATATQPFFTTPANGMVFNTNTGQMTFTPSIAQTSVAAVRVYEVRNGDTISTIMRDMQVVVLNNCTNTGVTNTEPIVSGGGTYDTTNRTFVTCQCDTLEFQITAVDPDGDTLSLDPNNSNIGTVFGPANFSIFQFNPDPNRPDSLELYVQIRTCNAQIGVNNFTIAVTDNACPIPLPAYLGFSLVIPGVNVTASDTSICAGVAQDIQLGAQTFSLGPGGSVAGSFNWVQIAGPTAPLSDDTIRNPIASVPASTVAGDVVTYEVQFITTPDPITGASCVTTDTVSISLVDLPLDVVSLPSDTSLCQNGLPNALTFTTNATGPGIDLVNGVWTWTSAPAARVNDLSATNVASPTANISGAPADTLTYYVEYAYGACIGHDTIGLKFRPGIPDITPAIDTICPGDTVVLTMNYGVGSGGMSSGGCGPNAGPCSGTPQPITVGTATTTSDQPFRGFWEDSRFQTLIPASELLAAGIQPGLLNDMTLDVVTKGSSQPFSNFSVSLSCTTLTAIPAGTTGFLATPNATQVYSGNYTTTLGPNLIPFNMPYEWDGTSSLLIEFCFDNGSWTSDDDVAAVTTSYLSGIGDYTDGVSGCLPGSLSTPTTTSNRPVITFSNCALRPLLIYDWSPNVALINDSTETPSVFPAGTTTYYGTVIEQGCPMVDSTEIVINTTIPAPVVSCGTPDNYTSEILFEWSGSAGATGWEYSLDSGATWVAVPLAQDSVLVTGFRDGECFQIQVRALGGVGLCPDNAATLFTCCTTPCVNPTQVTTVASMDISCYQANDGTIQLLGTQGDLGPNYDFTLFNAADSQIAFVNTPDTASFSSLMPGDYYAVAYDSFGCVAYSDTITIAEPAEFVASLDTLIGTSCWNTTDGAAQVSAVGGTTPYSFQWDANANGQSTTIAINLPAGAYTVTATDANGCQSVVNNINIFGPFAQAPTVTTTITDATACPANGSIEITAVQSMAGDPVPGNPNSLDYQWSNGVSAANTLTGLEPGTYSVTITDQNGCTFTDSYTVAGSTVNIDNADVNSPVCGLDNGNIDLTVSGDNSYTFLWSNGASTEDLSDLSIGTYTVTVTGAGGCQDSATFNLVGGAIEARVVAREEQICVGASNGFYDIEVNSTSSGTNQITYLWSNGETTQDVSNLSAGTYSVTVTLDAGVCETSLDGLVVLEDDPEVAIDVTNCEDLAANVQGGWPDSTGTFTYTYLWSTGDTVANINGVAEGTYTLTATDVNGCSATATAEVRYPVIAPYIVSPSVQDTSLPIGSTIDIAAGTAGAETGVSYAWSPAADVADANAYQTTVTTLDTTQNPLAFVIVADNGSCQSTDTLYLNLLPVQFSGFANAFTPNNDGENDSFRPLPYRLSDNVEVIEFKIYNRWGQIVFDGDNNDPREGWDGTLNGELQARDVYIYVFSYQYPGQDVQTVRGQVTLLR, from the coding sequence TTGGAATACAAAAGTTTACATTGGAGTATTACGTCTATGAGTAGGTGGGCCTTAGGGCTATTCCTACCCTTGTTTTTCCTGCTTTTTTCGGCGGGGGATGTACAAGCGAGCCACATTGTAGGTGGAGACGTCTACTATACCTGTCTGGGCAACAACCAGTATCAGGTTACATTTCAGCTATACCGAGATTGTGACGGTATTTCTATGCCCACAACGCTTTCGGTTAGTTTAACAGCGCCAAACTGTGGTTTGGCCCAGCCAAACGTCACCTTTAATGCGGGGGCTAATTTTGGTAATGAGATCACCCCAGTTTGTCCTGATGAGCTAGCTAATACGACTTGTTCTAGTAGTTCGGGGACCATTCAGGGAACTCAAGTTTACGAGTACACTGCAGTCGTCACCCTTCCTTCAGAGTGTGATTCTTGGGTGCTTAACTGGAACACCTGTTGTCGAAACAGTAACATTACCAATGGAGATAATGCGGGGAGTCAGTCTATGGCGCTTGAGACCAGCATTAACAATGTTGGGGGACTTTGCAACAACTCTCCTCGTTTCACTTCGCTTCCCACGCCTTATATCTGTGCTGGTCAGCCCTTTACGTTTAACCATGGAGCCATTGATGTAGATGGAGATTCATTGATTTATGAGATGATTACTCCTTATCAGACTGGATCTGCTGACCCTTATATTTTTCAGGGGGGAGCAACCGCCACTCAGCCCTTCTTTACGACTCCTGCCAATGGTATGGTTTTCAACACCAACACGGGACAGATGACTTTTACGCCTAGCATTGCACAAACATCTGTTGCAGCAGTAAGAGTGTATGAGGTGCGTAATGGGGACACGATTAGTACCATCATGCGTGATATGCAGGTGGTTGTATTGAACAACTGTACGAATACAGGGGTAACCAATACAGAACCTATTGTATCTGGTGGAGGTACTTATGATACTACCAACCGTACTTTTGTTACTTGTCAGTGTGATACCTTAGAATTCCAAATTACAGCAGTGGATCCTGATGGAGACACGCTTTCATTGGATCCTAACAACTCTAATATTGGGACGGTGTTTGGACCTGCTAACTTTAGCATTTTCCAATTTAACCCAGATCCTAACCGCCCAGACTCTCTAGAGCTTTATGTACAAATTCGTACTTGTAATGCTCAGATTGGGGTAAACAACTTTACAATTGCGGTAACGGACAACGCTTGTCCCATTCCGCTCCCAGCTTATCTTGGCTTTAGCCTGGTAATTCCTGGTGTGAATGTAACAGCTAGTGATACTTCTATTTGTGCAGGTGTAGCTCAGGATATTCAGCTTGGTGCTCAGACTTTCTCTCTCGGCCCAGGTGGTTCGGTAGCAGGTAGTTTTAACTGGGTACAAATTGCTGGACCTACAGCTCCTCTTAGCGATGACACTATCCGTAACCCTATTGCTAGTGTACCTGCTTCTACAGTAGCTGGTGATGTAGTTACTTACGAAGTGCAATTTATCACTACTCCAGATCCTATTACTGGAGCGAGCTGTGTTACTACTGACACTGTAAGTATCTCATTAGTAGATCTTCCTCTTGATGTAGTTAGCTTACCTTCTGACACTTCACTTTGTCAGAATGGTTTACCTAATGCATTAACTTTTACAACTAATGCTACAGGACCTGGTATTGACTTGGTTAATGGTGTTTGGACATGGACTTCAGCTCCTGCAGCTCGTGTAAATGACCTTAGTGCCACTAACGTAGCCAGCCCAACGGCTAATATTAGCGGTGCGCCTGCCGATACGCTTACCTACTATGTAGAGTATGCTTATGGTGCCTGTATTGGTCATGACACTATTGGCTTGAAGTTCCGTCCAGGTATTCCTGATATTACTCCAGCTATTGACACAATTTGCCCCGGTGATACAGTAGTATTGACCATGAATTATGGTGTTGGTTCTGGAGGAATGAGTTCTGGAGGTTGTGGACCTAATGCTGGACCTTGTTCAGGAACGCCTCAACCAATCACTGTTGGTACAGCAACAACTACTTCTGACCAACCTTTCCGTGGATTCTGGGAAGACAGCCGTTTCCAAACACTTATTCCTGCTAGTGAATTATTAGCTGCGGGTATACAACCTGGACTACTTAATGACATGACACTAGATGTTGTGACAAAAGGAAGTTCACAGCCATTTAGTAACTTCTCTGTTTCTCTATCTTGTACTACTCTTACTGCTATTCCTGCAGGTACTACAGGTTTCTTAGCCACCCCTAATGCCACTCAGGTATATAGTGGTAATTACACGACTACTTTAGGTCCTAACCTAATTCCATTCAATATGCCTTATGAGTGGGACGGTACATCTAGCCTACTGATAGAGTTTTGTTTTGATAATGGTAGCTGGACTTCTGATGACGATGTTGCTGCAGTTACGACTTCTTACCTTTCTGGGATTGGAGATTACACAGATGGCGTTTCTGGCTGTCTTCCTGGTTCTTTGTCTACTCCCACGACAACATCTAATCGTCCTGTAATTACGTTTAGCAACTGTGCACTACGACCACTTCTAATCTATGATTGGTCACCTAATGTTGCTCTAATCAACGATTCTACAGAAACGCCTTCTGTATTCCCTGCAGGTACGACTACCTACTATGGTACTGTTATCGAACAGGGCTGTCCTATGGTTGACTCTACAGAAATTGTTATCAATACTACAATCCCCGCTCCTGTAGTGAGCTGTGGTACTCCCGATAACTACACAAGTGAAATCCTCTTCGAATGGAGCGGATCTGCTGGTGCTACTGGCTGGGAATATAGCCTTGATTCAGGGGCTACTTGGGTTGCAGTTCCTTTGGCTCAAGATAGCGTATTGGTAACTGGCTTCCGCGATGGAGAATGTTTCCAAATTCAAGTTCGTGCCCTAGGTGGTGTTGGACTTTGCCCTGACAATGCTGCTACACTATTTACCTGCTGTACAACTCCATGTGTGAACCCCACACAGGTGACTACAGTAGCTAGCATGGATATTAGCTGTTACCAAGCCAATGATGGTACGATTCAGTTATTGGGTACTCAAGGTGATTTAGGCCCCAACTACGATTTCACACTTTTCAATGCTGCCGATAGCCAAATTGCTTTCGTTAATACTCCAGATACAGCTAGCTTCTCTAGCCTAATGCCTGGCGATTACTATGCAGTTGCTTACGACTCTTTCGGTTGTGTAGCTTACTCTGATACCATTACTATTGCTGAGCCTGCTGAGTTTGTTGCTAGCCTTGATACACTCATTGGTACTTCTTGTTGGAATACCACTGATGGCGCTGCTCAAGTAAGCGCTGTTGGAGGAACAACTCCTTATAGCTTCCAGTGGGATGCCAATGCCAATGGTCAATCTACAACTATTGCGATTAACCTGCCTGCAGGCGCCTATACCGTAACCGCTACTGATGCCAACGGCTGTCAGTCTGTTGTGAATAACATCAATATATTTGGTCCCTTTGCTCAAGCCCCCACTGTAACTACAACTATTACAGATGCTACTGCTTGTCCCGCAAACGGATCTATCGAAATTACTGCTGTTCAATCTATGGCCGGAGATCCCGTTCCTGGTAACCCCAACTCTTTGGATTACCAATGGAGCAATGGTGTTAGCGCAGCTAATACACTCACAGGCCTAGAACCCGGTACTTATAGCGTAACCATTACCGACCAAAATGGCTGTACGTTCACCGATAGCTATACTGTAGCTGGCTCTACCGTAAATATTGATAATGCCGACGTTAATAGCCCAGTTTGTGGTCTAGACAACGGTAATATTGATTTGACTGTATCTGGTGATAATAGCTATACCTTCCTTTGGTCTAATGGCGCAAGCACTGAAGACCTCTCTGACCTATCTATCGGTACTTACACGGTTACAGTTACGGGTGCAGGAGGATGCCAAGATAGCGCAACCTTCAACCTAGTAGGAGGAGCTATCGAAGCCCGCGTAGTCGCTCGCGAAGAGCAAATCTGTGTAGGCGCTAGTAACGGTTTCTACGATATCGAAGTAAACTCTACTAGCTCTGGAACTAACCAGATTACTTACCTTTGGTCGAATGGAGAAACTACTCAAGACGTGAGCAACCTCTCTGCTGGTACTTACTCTGTTACTGTTACTTTGGATGCTGGCGTTTGCGAAACTAGCCTAGATGGCCTAGTCGTTCTCGAAGATGATCCTGAAGTAGCTATTGATGTAACTAACTGTGAAGACCTAGCCGCTAACGTTCAAGGTGGATGGCCCGACAGCACAGGTACATTTACTTATACCTACCTATGGAGTACTGGCGACACTGTTGCCAACATTAACGGTGTAGCTGAAGGTACTTATACCCTCACGGCTACAGATGTTAATGGTTGCTCTGCTACCGCTACTGCCGAAGTTCGCTACCCTGTTATCGCTCCTTATATTGTAAGTCCTAGCGTTCAGGATACAAGCCTACCCATTGGTAGCACTATTGATATCGCTGCTGGTACTGCTGGCGCCGAAACTGGCGTAAGCTATGCTTGGTCTCCCGCTGCAGATGTAGCCGATGCCAATGCTTACCAAACAACAGTAACTACCCTAGATACCACGCAAAATCCTTTGGCCTTCGTTATCGTGGCCGACAACGGATCTTGCCAGTCTACTGATACACTTTACTTGAACCTTCTACCTGTTCAATTCTCTGGCTTTGCTAACGCCTTTACGCCTAACAATGATGGAGAAAATGACAGCTTCCGCCCATTACCTTACCGCTTGAGCGATAATGTAGAAGTAATCGAGTTCAAAATCTACAACCGTTGGGGACAAATCGTTTTTGATGGAGACAATAACGATCCTCGCGAGGGTTGGGATGGTACCCTCAATGGCGAATTGCAAGCCCGCGATGTATATATCTATGTATTCTCTTACCAATACCCTGGTCAAGATGTACAAACTGTTCGTGGCCAAGTGACGCTTCTCCGATAA
- a CDS encoding NUDIX hydrolase: MYTIFNGAHQIQLLEGPQIWKAEQIKALLLSFKADTPPQKRIIPAKGLEDLWKNILTQFHYLEAAGGLVYYQDDILAIYRFDRWDLPKGKIEKGESPEQAALREVEEETGLAALELGPKLPSTYHIYWNPYKSLWSLKKTHWFQMKALTNGPLIPQTEEGIEELAWRPLQAMKTEANTYASIAQLLKSC; this comes from the coding sequence ATGTACACGATCTTTAACGGAGCCCACCAAATCCAACTACTAGAAGGACCTCAAATCTGGAAAGCCGAGCAAATTAAAGCCCTACTCCTTAGCTTTAAAGCCGATACTCCCCCTCAAAAACGAATTATCCCCGCCAAAGGATTAGAAGACCTCTGGAAAAATATTCTTACCCAATTTCACTACCTCGAAGCCGCAGGAGGCCTAGTCTATTACCAAGACGATATTCTAGCCATCTACCGCTTCGACCGCTGGGACCTCCCAAAAGGTAAAATCGAAAAAGGAGAATCCCCCGAACAAGCCGCCCTCCGAGAAGTGGAGGAGGAAACTGGCCTAGCCGCTCTCGAACTCGGCCCAAAATTACCCTCAACTTATCATATCTACTGGAACCCCTATAAATCTCTCTGGTCCCTCAAAAAAACACATTGGTTCCAAATGAAGGCCCTAACCAACGGCCCCCTAATCCCCCAAACCGAAGAAGGTATCGAAGAATTAGCCTGGCGCCCCCTCCAAGCCATGAAAACCGAAGCGAATACTTACGCTAGTATCGCCCAACTGCTTAAATCCTGCTAA
- the folK gene encoding 2-amino-4-hydroxy-6-hydroxymethyldihydropteridine diphosphokinase — protein sequence MALALLALGSNMGIARNYLQFALDELAKIGQITSQSDVYLTAAWGLEDQADFENMALALQCELSPEELLKACLSIEAKAGRIRKQKWGPRCLDIDIIFYNQEQINLPQLQIPHPQLHKRRFVLAPLAQIAPQFIHPSLNQSIQDLLDHCQDPLPVQKIASQN from the coding sequence ATGGCTCTCGCTCTACTCGCTCTGGGCTCCAATATGGGCATAGCCAGAAATTACCTGCAGTTCGCCCTCGACGAACTCGCCAAAATTGGCCAAATTACTAGCCAATCCGATGTCTACCTAACCGCCGCCTGGGGCCTAGAAGATCAAGCCGATTTCGAAAATATGGCCCTAGCCCTACAGTGCGAACTCTCCCCCGAAGAACTCCTAAAGGCGTGCCTAAGCATAGAAGCCAAGGCCGGCCGCATCCGCAAACAAAAATGGGGACCCCGCTGCCTAGATATCGATATTATTTTCTACAATCAAGAACAAATCAATCTGCCCCAACTCCAAATTCCACACCCCCAACTCCATAAACGCCGCTTTGTTCTCGCCCCCCTCGCCCAAATCGCCCCCCAATTTATCCACCCTAGCCTCAACCAATCAATCCAAGACCTATTAGATCACTGTCAAGATCCGCTTCCTGTTCAAAAAATAGCCTCCCAAAACTAA
- a CDS encoding deoxynucleoside kinase yields the protein MQIANGNYIVIEGNIGTGKTSFSELLAKDLNARLILEEFSDNPFLPLFYKNPERYAFPVELFFMTERHKQLQEVLMNPDLFQQYTIADYVFSKTLLFAGQNLRGEELRLFQRLFTTLNSIFPQPDLLVYLHRSVPELIRQIKKRNRSYEQDIAPDYLKKIQQAYFNFFRLQKDQIPILVLDVEGMDFVHNPEDYQLLLDLIAQPYEKGLHFWKGRTEGF from the coding sequence ATGCAAATCGCTAACGGTAATTATATTGTTATTGAAGGAAATATCGGTACCGGCAAAACCTCTTTCTCCGAGCTGCTCGCCAAAGACCTTAATGCCCGCCTGATCCTCGAAGAGTTTTCCGATAATCCCTTCCTCCCCCTCTTCTACAAAAATCCCGAACGCTACGCCTTTCCCGTAGAACTCTTCTTCATGACCGAAAGACACAAACAACTCCAAGAGGTCCTGATGAATCCCGACCTCTTCCAACAATACACCATAGCCGATTATGTTTTCTCTAAAACCCTGCTCTTCGCCGGACAAAACCTCCGCGGAGAAGAACTCCGCCTCTTCCAACGCCTGTTTACTACCCTCAATTCTATCTTCCCCCAACCCGACCTCCTGGTCTATCTCCACCGATCGGTCCCCGAACTAATCCGACAAATTAAGAAGCGCAACCGCAGCTACGAACAAGATATCGCCCCCGATTATCTCAAGAAAATCCAACAGGCCTATTTCAATTTCTTCCGCCTCCAAAAAGACCAAATTCCCATCCTGGTCCTCGATGTAGAAGGAATGGACTTTGTCCACAATCCCGAGGATTACCAACTTTTACTGGACCTGATCGCCCAACCCTACGAAAAAGGCCTGCATTTCTGGAAAGGTAGAACAGAAGGATTCTAA